From the Patescibacteria group bacterium genome, the window AATGAAGGATAGGGTCCAAATATTTGATAATAGTACTTTAAGCTTTTCAGTTAAGAAGTGTATTACCGTTTCTACCACCACACACGCCAAGCATGCAACAATAATTTGAAACGTAAACCCAGGAACACCCGACATTCTAACGAGGACGGGTACGGCAATGAGGACGCTGAGTGGGAAAACAAATATGAGTGACCAATGCGGACGTCTTGCATAGAATATACGCAATAGCCATAGCACTGGAAGAAGTATGAATAGCGAAATGAAGTGGAAATACAATATGGAAATGTAAAAAATTAACTGCGCAAAGAAATTAAAAACTTTACTTTTTTCCTTAACAGTTATTGTAAATGCGACCCCAAAAGTGACAAGAAACACACCAAACAAGTGCGACAAAGATCCGTTAAGGTGATTATTGAATAGACTTGCGTCGATTATGACAGCGAGTGTGCCGAATATTCCGGCGAGCGTGTAGCCAGATATACGTTTAATAATGTAGTAAACGAGTAACGAAATATTAAGTAAGAAAAAAATCTGCAATCCTAAAAGTATAGCGGGTGTAAAAAGTGATGAAATTTCTTCCACCAGTATGGTCAACAGATGCATCCCAAGCGGATAGGTAATTTGAAAATCTCCAACTAATTTTATATGGCTAATGTACGCAACGTGCACAGCGGGGTCGATCCCTCCTGGCACCGAATATTTACTTGCCTGTACAAATAATCCAAAAGCAAAAATAACGAATAGTAACACTCCGATGAAAGCATAAACTGTTGGCTTTCTAAAAGGAAATGACTTCTTAAATACTGGAAACAACAAAACAACCCCAAAACCTGACAGGAGCATTGTGACTCGAAGTAATATAACTAGCTGAAAGTTCCCAAAAAAGTATAGTATTGGTGTCACTACCCCACCAAAAACAATCAAACCAATTGCAGGCAAACAGTAGTACGGTACTTTTTGCGACACCCATTTAAGAGGAACGCCAAGGAAAAAAGTAATACACGTCAGTGCCAAAGTTGCTTGCACAATGCTCCAGTCTATTTGCATGTAATTACTTTAATTCTAATCTACCAATAATGAGATCGATGCTCCCGATAGTAGCTGACTGTTTGTTCAATCCCATTTCGTAATTTCGTACTAGGTTCCCAATCTGTATCCTTCTTTATACTCTCAATGTCTGCATAGAAATCGCCAGTTTCAAAATTATCATAGTTTTTTGGCCAAGGAATATCCTGAATATCTCCCCCACCCACCACCTCTACAACTGTTCTTGCCATATCAATAAATCGAGTTTTCTCACCTGAACCAACATTATAGACCTTCCCATCAGTTTCACCTTGAACGGTCGAGCGTACAAGACCATCAACGAGATCATCAATGTAAATATAATCTCTGAATTGTCGCCCTCCACCAAAAACATTGATGGTCTGATTATCCAGTGCCAGACGAATGAACCAGTTAATAATACTATATCCCGAACTCTTCATCTGGCTGCGCGGACCATAGGGATTAGTAATGCGGAAGCACGTTGATCGAATACCATAGTGTTTAAAAAATGCCTGGTAGTACTGCTCAGCGGTATTCTTATGGATTGCGTAAATACTCAATGGTTCACGCGGATGGTCTTCAGCCACCGGCAAATGTAGTATTTTCCCGTACTGCAATCGTGAACCAGGGTAGGCAATTTTTGCCTTTTGGTTATAATTTCGGCACGCCATTAGGACATTAATATGGCCTATGCAATTAATCTGATTATCGAGTATTGGCTTCTCAATACTCACGTTATGGTTCACCTGTGCAGCAAAGTTGAAAATGAAATCTTGTCCTTTCACAATTGTGTCGACAAAGGTGCTCTCCCGAACATCCCCAATCTCTAAGGAATACTTTTGATGAAGGTCGGCAAGGTTGTAATCATTTGCACCATAATCTGGTGCTCTATTATCCGCAATAGTAACCTGTGCACCAGATTGAATACAATACCGTGCGGTGGTACTACCAATCAATCCAAGACCACCAATAATTAACACGCGTTTGTTACGAAGATCGGGAAAATCGCTCATAAGGAAGTTTGCTTTACTATCCAGTTACTTTGCTGAAGAGACTAGATACACTGTTTGTAAATCGAAATATACTGATCAACGATTATTCGTAGATTAAACTGACGTTTAATCAATTCATGACACTTTATCCTCATGTCCATCTGAAGCTTTTCATCTGAAAAAAACCTTTGGATTGCACTCGCCGTAGCCTGGGGGGTATTATCTTCAAGAACAATCCCTGCGCCATAACGTCCTACTTCGGGCATGTTACAACCTGGACTGATGATGACGGGTAACCCGGCCGCACAAGCATCCATGATTGCCAGCGGCTTTCCTTCGGATTTAGAATTGAGCACAAACAAATCAGCATTAGACAAATACTCAACAAGTTTATCACGAAATAGCGGCTCCAAAATAATGAGTTTTTCTCTAATACCCAACTCAGCCGCCAAGGTCGTTAATCTCGGCAGCATCCCTTCATCACGACCAATGAGTATAAATTTATATGGAAAACCTTTCAAGAGAGCAAGCGCACGAATGGTAATATCAAGCCCTTTAATGGCTTGAAAACGTCCAAAGTAAATAATGACCTTTTCGTTTGCTTGCAAACCCTGTCTGGCACGAAAACTCTCGCTGTGGTGAGGTTTGGAGATTTGCTCTTCGGATACAGCGTTTGGAACTACGAACAATTTCTGTTCTGGTTGTTTTACCTGGCGACTGAATAAAACTGATTTCTCATGCTCATTGGACGTGATAATCGCCTTAGCCGAAGAAAGAATGTATGGATAAAATTTCAAAAAAAGAAATTTAATAAATCTTGGCCCCGCATTCATCCGAATTTTATCAAGTGAAGCATGGGGTTGCACAACAAAAGGAATTTGACTTTCCATTGCCTTCCGGGCAACATGAACGTTTAACCAATTAAAAACGTCATGGCAATGGATTATGTCGTAGCGCTTGATGTTCCTACTTAACCAAGACTTAAGACTAAAAGGAAAGTAAAAATTGAAATGAAAAGCTAAATAGTTACTAACATTCTTAAAATAAATAACTTCTACACCATGGATGAGGTCGTTTCGTTTTTCATTTCTTTTACCTCTGCTCAAAACATCCGTGGTAATGACTGTAACCTGATGACCACGCGACACTAGTTCCTTTGAAAGGTCATGCACCACTTTTACAGGGCCACCAAAAGACCAGGCCGGGGCAAAATATGGTGTGACTAACAAAATTCTCATCGGCGTCCAAGTAGGGTTAAAAACCTATACACCAACAAGGTAAGCTTACCGTGGAATAGATTAAAGAAGAGAATGAAACGATTGTTGGTATGTCTACCCGCAACCAAATACATTTCATGAAATTGCTGTTTTGTCCTGTTTACACTCTTCGAACTGCTATGAATGCGGAAACAAGAGAGATAGTCATCAATTATCCCTGGCGGCCCAAAGACGCTTAGGCGCAACCAATAATCGTAGTCCATAACTAAATGTTCGGATACCGAATATAGACCAATTCTTTGCATCACGTCAGCTCGCCAGAATGTTGACATTTGACTAATATAATCAGTAACCAACAAAGTCCAATGACGATAATGATGCAACAGAAAATTCTTATACATGGTAATGGGCTTGTTTATTTCTACCCCTTTTTCGTTCACAATGCGACAAAGGCCAGTAACCCACTGATTATCCGGGTGAGTCTGAAAAAAATTCGCCACACGGTTTAGTGAACCTGGCAGTAATAAATCATCAGAGTTTAAATATCCAATTATTTCACCCGTTGCCCTTCGTAAACCCTTATTTATTGCATCTGACTGCCCTGCATCTTTTTCTGATACCCACTGAATACGGTTTCCAAACTCCTTCAATACTTGTAGGGTTTGGTCTGTAGAACCACCATCAATAACAATGAGTTCAAGTTGCGAGTAATTTTGATCTAGTACACTACGGATTGTCGCAGCAATAAAACTCCCTTGATTGTACGAGGGAATGACAATTGAAATTTTAGGTAAATGACTAGCAGTCAACATAAAATACTAAGTGGTTAAACACGCAAAATTAAAAACGAAAACATTTGCACGACTTGTGCGTGGCAGGCAAATGATCATGCTATTTCTTTGATGCTCACATACATATTTGCAACTTACTGAGTCTCATCGTTGCCTACTTTTTCCAGAGCTTCAGCCCGTACAAATTTCTCTATTCGATTTTCAAGTCGATGTACCGTAATGTAATTATGAAAAATAACAACTAAGAGGATGAAAATTGCAACAATCTCAAATAAATCGAGTGCTCGACTAATCCCTAAGCCTTCAAGAAAAACATTGACTATTGATGGGAATATAGTAACGAGAATAAGACCAACCCAGAGAATGGCCCAGGGAAGAAACTCTCGCAGCCCTAGTACATGCTTTCTATAACTAAGGTATGTATAGTACAACAAAAGAATTGCTATGAAAATTCCAAAAATTTGAATCAGAATCATAAGGTAAATCGCCAAATAAGAATGTTGAGAAGTAATCTAATACCATCGACGATTGAAACCCCTTTGTACACATCATGGTAGATTGTGGGGATAGGAACTTCACAATACCTGAGTTTGTGTTGGGCTGCACGTAACGCCATTTCAACATCAACAGAATAGTTCTGCCGCTGCCATTGAATCAATGGGTAAATATCTGCTCGGAATGCTCGAAACCCGCACCACACATCACTAACGAGCATCCCAAAGAGAAAACGTACGGAAAAGTTCAGCCATTGATTACCAAAACGTCGGTAGCCTGGCATTTCATGGTCATGCTTCCGGTACGCAAAAACAATATCGTACGCTCCACCATGAATTTTCTCTACAAGCTCAGGAATTTTTTCCGGCGGGTGCTGCCCATCAGCATCCATCAGTACAATCGTTTTTGCGCCTCTAAGAATGGCCGCTTGAACTCCAGTTTGCAATGCCGCTCCTTTTCCAAGATTAATACGATGGCGGACTACTATTGCTCCAATCTGTCGAGCTTCTTCACT encodes:
- a CDS encoding NAD-dependent epimerase/dehydratase family protein, producing the protein MSDFPDLRNKRVLIIGGLGLIGSTTARYCIQSGAQVTIADNRAPDYGANDYNLADLHQKYSLEIGDVRESTFVDTIVKGQDFIFNFAAQVNHNVSIEKPILDNQINCIGHINVLMACRNYNQKAKIAYPGSRLQYGKILHLPVAEDHPREPLSIYAIHKNTAEQYYQAFFKHYGIRSTCFRITNPYGPRSQMKSSGYSIINWFIRLALDNQTINVFGGGRQFRDYIYIDDLVDGLVRSTVQGETDGKVYNVGSGEKTRFIDMARTVVEVVGGGDIQDIPWPKNYDNFETGDFYADIESIKKDTDWEPSTKLRNGIEQTVSYYREHRSHYW
- a CDS encoding glycosyltransferase; protein product: MRILLVTPYFAPAWSFGGPVKVVHDLSKELVSRGHQVTVITTDVLSRGKRNEKRNDLIHGVEVIYFKNVSNYLAFHFNFYFPFSLKSWLSRNIKRYDIIHCHDVFNWLNVHVARKAMESQIPFVVQPHASLDKIRMNAGPRFIKFLFLKFYPYILSSAKAIITSNEHEKSVLFSRQVKQPEQKLFVVPNAVSEEQISKPHHSESFRARQGLQANEKVIIYFGRFQAIKGLDITIRALALLKGFPYKFILIGRDEGMLPRLTTLAAELGIREKLIILEPLFRDKLVEYLSNADLFVLNSKSEGKPLAIMDACAAGLPVIISPGCNMPEVGRYGAGIVLEDNTPQATASAIQRFFSDEKLQMDMRIKCHELIKRQFNLRIIVDQYISIYKQCI
- a CDS encoding glycosyltransferase family 2 protein, which gives rise to MLTASHLPKISIVIPSYNQGSFIAATIRSVLDQNYSQLELIVIDGGSTDQTLQVLKEFGNRIQWVSEKDAGQSDAINKGLRRATGEIIGYLNSDDLLLPGSLNRVANFFQTHPDNQWVTGLCRIVNEKGVEINKPITMYKNFLLHHYRHWTLLVTDYISQMSTFWRADVMQRIGLYSVSEHLVMDYDYWLRLSVFGPPGIIDDYLSCFRIHSSSKSVNRTKQQFHEMYLVAGRHTNNRFILFFNLFHGKLTLLVYRFLTLLGRR
- a CDS encoding glycosyltransferase family 2 protein: MNNRKVVVVLPAYNEGARIADVVRKVRTYVDEVIVADDGSKDSTSEEARQIGAIVVRHRINLGKGAALQTGVQAAILRGAKTIVLMDADGQHPPEKIPELVEKIHGGAYDIVFAYRKHDHEMPGYRRFGNQWLNFSVRFLFGMLVSDVWCGFRAFRADIYPLIQWQRQNYSVDVEMALRAAQHKLRYCEVPIPTIYHDVYKGVSIVDGIRLLLNILIWRFTL